One segment of Bacteroides caecimuris DNA contains the following:
- a CDS encoding site-specific integrase encodes MARVKNHTKVKEPIRLRMKSLSNGSKSLYLDIYRDGKRTYEYLKMYIIPETDSNSRRQNQTTMDAANAIKSKRIIELTSNEAGIVFRKDKTFLLDWMQVYMEAQESAGKKDGSQIKIAMRILKDYAGEMVTLDQIDGDFCRGYITYLLTEYHPKGKDISNYTLHNYYRALNGALNSAVRKKKMKANPFNELEKSEKIRKPESMRSYMTIEEVQALIDTPMPHEEYEIVKCAYLFSCFCGLRISDIIKLKWNDVFVDRGQYRLAVSMKKTKEPIYLPLSPEALKWMPERGGKSSEDNVFDLPSANTIRMQLKPWAKAAGISKRFSYHTSRHTFATMMLTLGADLYTVSKLLGHADVKMTQVYAKIINKKKDEAVNLVNGLFH; translated from the coding sequence ATGGCACGAGTTAAGAATCATACAAAAGTCAAAGAGCCAATTCGTCTTCGGATGAAGTCGCTGAGCAATGGCAGCAAGAGCCTGTATCTGGATATATACCGCGACGGAAAGCGGACATATGAATACCTCAAGATGTATATTATCCCGGAAACGGATAGCAACTCCCGCAGGCAGAATCAGACGACAATGGACGCCGCCAATGCCATCAAGTCGAAGCGTATTATCGAACTGACCAGTAATGAGGCCGGGATTGTATTCCGTAAGGACAAGACTTTCCTGCTGGATTGGATGCAGGTTTATATGGAGGCTCAAGAGAGTGCCGGTAAGAAAGATGGCAGTCAAATCAAGATTGCCATGCGCATACTGAAAGACTATGCCGGAGAAATGGTCACACTGGATCAGATTGACGGGGACTTTTGTCGTGGCTACATCACTTATCTGCTGACGGAATATCATCCGAAAGGCAAGGACATATCGAACTACACGCTTCACAATTATTACCGTGCGTTGAACGGTGCGTTGAACTCTGCCGTCAGGAAGAAAAAGATGAAGGCCAACCCTTTCAACGAACTTGAGAAGTCGGAGAAAATCCGCAAGCCGGAGAGTATGCGGTCGTACATGACCATCGAAGAGGTACAGGCGTTGATTGACACTCCTATGCCCCACGAGGAATACGAGATTGTAAAATGCGCATATCTGTTCTCCTGCTTTTGCGGATTACGCATCAGCGATATAATCAAGCTGAAATGGAATGACGTGTTCGTTGACAGGGGACAGTACCGTTTGGCCGTGTCCATGAAAAAGACCAAAGAGCCTATTTACCTGCCCCTCTCTCCTGAAGCGTTGAAGTGGATGCCGGAACGTGGGGGCAAATCATCAGAAGATAATGTGTTCGACCTGCCGTCCGCCAATACAATCAGAATGCAGCTCAAACCTTGGGCGAAAGCAGCCGGAATCTCCAAGCGGTTCTCCTACCACACCAGTCGCCATACGTTTGCCACCATGATGCTGACGCTCGGAGCGGACTTATATACTGTCTCGAAGCTGCTCGGCCATGCCGATGTGAAAATGACACAGGTGTATGCCAAGATTATCAATAAGAAAAAGGACGAGGCTGTGAATCTTGTAAACGGTTTGTTTCACTAA
- a CDS encoding AAA family ATPase yields MENERRIDRTTSMGMDEHRLSDILHASQIKATDIYETPPQIIWIDNSTIATLGNFSASTGKAKSKKTFNVSALVAASLAGKQVLNYRAHLPEGKQRILYVDTEQSRFHCRSVLERILRLAGLPTTTDPENLDFFCLREYSPSVRIEVIDYALRQQKGYGLVIIDGIRDLMLDINNAGESVEVINRMMEWSSRYDLHIHCVLHLNKGDNNVRGHIGTEMSNKAETVLVISKSNENPGISEVHALHIREKEFKPFAFTINETGLPVIAEVHSFGEPPKPKARTGFTELSIEQHREALSAAFGEKPIRGFDNLLQSLMVSYEAIGFKRGRSVMIKLMQYLIDNLKLIIKRDKLFYYDMTPTEAMLFDEE; encoded by the coding sequence ATGGAAAACGAAAGAAGGATTGACCGCACAACCAGCATGGGGATGGATGAACACCGCCTGTCGGACATCCTCCATGCCTCGCAAATCAAGGCGACGGACATTTATGAGACCCCTCCGCAAATCATCTGGATAGATAACTCAACGATTGCCACGCTCGGCAATTTCAGTGCATCGACTGGCAAGGCGAAATCGAAAAAGACGTTCAACGTCTCTGCGCTTGTCGCCGCATCATTGGCGGGGAAACAAGTATTGAACTACCGTGCACATCTGCCCGAAGGCAAACAGCGTATTCTGTACGTCGATACGGAACAGAGCCGTTTCCATTGCCGCTCGGTATTGGAGCGTATATTGCGGCTGGCCGGGTTGCCCACGACGACCGATCCGGAGAATCTCGATTTTTTCTGCCTGCGTGAATATTCGCCGTCGGTGCGTATCGAGGTCATCGACTATGCGCTGCGCCAACAGAAAGGCTACGGACTGGTCATCATCGACGGCATTCGCGACCTGATGCTCGACATCAATAATGCCGGTGAATCGGTGGAAGTCATCAACCGGATGATGGAATGGTCTTCGAGATACGACCTGCACATCCACTGTGTGCTTCATTTGAACAAAGGGGACAACAACGTGCGCGGACATATCGGAACGGAGATGAGCAACAAGGCGGAGACCGTGCTGGTCATCAGCAAGAGTAACGAGAATCCCGGCATCAGCGAAGTCCATGCGCTCCATATCCGGGAAAAAGAGTTCAAGCCGTTTGCATTTACCATCAATGAAACAGGACTGCCCGTCATTGCGGAAGTACACTCGTTTGGCGAGCCCCCGAAGCCCAAGGCAAGAACGGGGTTTACGGAACTGAGCATCGAACAGCACCGCGAAGCTCTCTCTGCCGCATTCGGGGAAAAGCCCATCCGGGGATTCGACAACCTGCTGCAGAGCCTGATGGTCTCCTACGAGGCAATCGGGTTCAAACGCGGCCGGAGTGTCATGATAAAACTGATGCAATACCTGATAGACAACCTCAAGCTCATCATCAAACGGGACAAGTTGTTCTATTACGACATGACGCCTACCGAGGCCATGCTTTTTGATGAAGAATGA
- a CDS encoding toprim domain-containing protein, with protein sequence MTIAEAKQVRIVDFLAQLGHHAQHIKSEQYWYFSPLRNERTPSFKVNDRINEWYDFGEATGGDLVELAKYICRTDCVSEALAYIERLVNGASLPRTRMPTAPPRPVEAEMKDVIVIPLRHHALFSYLQSRLIDADIGRMYCKEVHYELRGRHYFALAFGNTSGGYEVRNAYYKGCLNNKDISLIRHLTEETQENVCVFEGFMDFLSYMTLKLAGDRTVCLAMPCDYLVMNSVNNLKKTLARLQEYSVIHCYLDNDLAGQRTTETIAGMYDGRVSDESCHYAEYKDLNDYLRGKKR encoded by the coding sequence ATGACCATAGCAGAAGCAAAACAAGTACGCATCGTGGATTTTCTGGCACAGCTCGGCCACCATGCACAGCATATAAAATCGGAACAATACTGGTACTTCTCACCGTTACGGAACGAGCGTACCCCGTCGTTCAAGGTGAATGACCGAATCAATGAATGGTACGATTTCGGCGAGGCGACCGGCGGCGACCTGGTGGAACTGGCAAAATACATTTGCCGGACGGACTGCGTGAGCGAGGCACTGGCGTATATCGAGAGGCTTGTGAATGGCGCATCACTACCGAGAACCCGTATGCCGACCGCTCCACCCCGACCGGTGGAGGCTGAAATGAAAGACGTGATCGTGATTCCACTCCGCCATCACGCCCTGTTCTCTTACCTCCAATCCCGGCTTATCGACGCGGACATCGGCCGTATGTATTGCAAGGAGGTGCATTATGAACTGCGAGGCCGTCATTATTTCGCTCTCGCATTCGGCAATACCTCCGGTGGTTACGAGGTGCGCAACGCCTATTACAAGGGATGCCTGAACAACAAGGACATCTCATTGATAAGACATCTGACAGAAGAGACACAGGAAAATGTCTGTGTTTTCGAGGGCTTCATGGATTTCCTTTCCTATATGACACTGAAACTGGCAGGCGACCGAACGGTCTGTCTTGCCATGCCATGCGACTACCTCGTGATGAACTCGGTAAACAACTTGAAAAAGACGCTGGCACGTTTACAGGAATATTCGGTCATCCACTGTTATCTCGACAATGACCTTGCCGGGCAGAGAACCACAGAGACCATTGCCGGGATGTATGATGGACGTGTCAGCGATGAATCCTGCCACTATGCGGAATACAAAGACCTGAACGATTACCTGCGCGGAAAGAAACGCTGA
- a CDS encoding DUF4134 domain-containing protein — protein MSKAKKILCALCLPFPYTTFAKSGSVNYSWGADALATMHDFVVTMMLYVQYICCAIAGVYVIVSVCQIYIKMNTGEDGITKSIMTLVGACLFLIGAFYVFPVFFGYRI, from the coding sequence ATGTCGAAAGCTAAAAAGATTCTATGTGCGCTGTGCCTCCCGTTCCCCTACACGACTTTTGCCAAAAGCGGCAGCGTGAACTATAGCTGGGGAGCGGATGCGTTGGCCACGATGCACGACTTCGTGGTGACGATGATGCTCTATGTCCAGTATATCTGTTGCGCTATCGCCGGAGTTTACGTCATCGTGTCCGTCTGTCAGATATACATCAAGATGAACACGGGCGAGGACGGCATCACCAAGTCGATAATGACGCTTGTAGGTGCGTGCCTGTTCCTGATCGGGGCATTCTATGTTTTCCCGGTTTTCTTCGGCTACCGCATATAA
- a CDS encoding DUF4134 domain-containing protein, with the protein MFQKTKQLCRKAFGFVNGIPTKVMMFSFMLLSGMVAKAQNSAGDYSAGTSALSTVAEEIAKYVPIMVKLCYAIAGVVAIVGAISVYIAMNNEEQDVKKKIMMVVGACIFLIAAAKALPLFFGIAA; encoded by the coding sequence ATGTTTCAGAAAACCAAACAACTGTGCCGCAAGGCATTCGGATTCGTCAACGGAATCCCTACCAAAGTAATGATGTTCTCCTTCATGCTGCTGTCCGGCATGGTGGCGAAAGCGCAGAACTCCGCAGGCGACTATTCCGCCGGTACGAGCGCATTATCCACTGTCGCGGAGGAGATTGCCAAGTATGTGCCTATTATGGTGAAATTGTGCTACGCCATTGCCGGCGTTGTGGCCATCGTGGGTGCAATCTCGGTATATATCGCCATGAACAACGAGGAGCAGGACGTCAAGAAGAAGATCATGATGGTCGTGGGAGCCTGTATCTTCCTCATTGCGGCGGCCAAGGCGTTGCCTCTGTTCTTCGGTATTGCCGCTTAA
- a CDS encoding DUF4133 domain-containing protein, producing MKGKDERYPDYPLFKGLQRPLEFLGIQGRYIYWAAVTTCGAIVGFVAAYCLLGFIAGLVVLAAVVSAGIVLILLKQRKGLHSKKVVPGVYVYAHSRKI from the coding sequence ATGAAAGGCAAGGACGAACGCTATCCGGACTACCCGCTGTTCAAGGGACTGCAACGGCCTCTTGAGTTTTTGGGCATCCAAGGCCGGTATATATATTGGGCGGCGGTGACGACGTGCGGAGCCATTGTCGGCTTTGTCGCCGCCTACTGCCTGCTCGGTTTCATTGCCGGGCTTGTCGTGCTGGCAGCCGTCGTATCGGCCGGTATCGTGCTCATCCTCCTCAAACAGCGGAAAGGACTGCATAGCAAGAAGGTCGTTCCGGGTGTGTATGTGTATGCCCACTCGCGCAAGATCTGA